Proteins encoded in a region of the Malaciobacter mytili LMG 24559 genome:
- a CDS encoding PhoH family protein — MKEKIYVLDTNIILQNIQNLNRISDNKTNKIVIPEIVLLELEDKKKLLNELGFYAREFARLLASMKIKEVDYKPGYKVVKLFNEELVLNIISKDNYEAKIEQNYLSESNDKRIIEVAVVAQEYYKGAQTIFLSLDVYARTFALFKGIKAETLHDDKSTVPKFEFVKHFSLDSTLFNSLELSDIKNIDNEYTYENFCYCFESEDGNKIYAIIINEKINILNEADFKTLSIKPVNLKQKLFMKAILSNMYDLLVIDAKAGSGKTLMSIVSAMRLIDLGHYDKIVYVRNSIESLDKGADIGYLSGNEEKFRIYNMALSDTLEFIAKKQLRKNENRENKESIESKIDELSSKYCIETLWPGEARGRTLSSAIVIMDEWQNSSEKTTQLILSRLDESCMAIVIGSNRQIDNLYLNKYNNGLTTLLKQTNEKHPELKMFAIELEKAVRGKFAEFTERIFDKQTNRE; from the coding sequence ATGAAAGAAAAAATATATGTACTAGATACGAATATCATTTTACAAAACATTCAAAATCTAAATAGAATTTCGGATAATAAAACAAATAAAATCGTAATCCCTGAAATAGTTCTATTGGAGCTTGAAGATAAGAAAAAATTGTTAAATGAACTAGGGTTTTATGCAAGAGAGTTTGCTAGATTATTAGCTAGTATGAAAATAAAAGAGGTTGATTATAAACCTGGATATAAAGTAGTAAAACTTTTTAATGAAGAATTAGTATTAAATATCATCTCAAAAGATAATTATGAAGCTAAAATCGAACAAAATTATCTTAGTGAAAGTAATGATAAAAGAATAATTGAAGTTGCAGTAGTAGCACAAGAGTACTATAAAGGTGCACAAACTATTTTCCTATCACTTGATGTATATGCAAGAACTTTTGCACTTTTTAAAGGAATTAAAGCTGAAACTTTACATGATGATAAATCAACTGTTCCAAAATTTGAGTTTGTAAAACATTTTTCTTTAGATTCTACACTTTTTAATAGCTTAGAATTAAGTGATATTAAAAATATTGATAACGAATATACTTATGAAAACTTTTGTTATTGTTTTGAAAGTGAAGATGGAAATAAAATCTATGCAATAATTATCAATGAAAAAATAAATATTTTAAATGAAGCAGACTTTAAAACTTTAAGTATAAAACCTGTAAATTTAAAACAAAAACTTTTTATGAAAGCAATTTTATCAAATATGTATGATTTACTTGTAATTGATGCAAAAGCAGGAAGTGGTAAAACTCTAATGTCAATAGTTTCAGCAATGCGACTAATTGATTTAGGGCATTATGATAAGATTGTATATGTAAGAAACTCTATTGAATCATTGGATAAAGGTGCAGATATAGGTTATCTATCAGGGAATGAAGAAAAATTTAGAATCTATAATATGGCATTATCAGATACTTTAGAGTTTATTGCAAAAAAACAACTAAGAAAAAATGAAAATCGAGAAAATAAAGAATCAATAGAATCAAAAATAGATGAGCTTTCTTCAAAATATTGTATAGAAACACTTTGGCCAGGAGAAGCAAGAGGAAGAACTTTAAGTTCAGCTATAGTGATTATGGATGAATGGCAAAACTCAAGTGAAAAGACAACACAACTTATCTTAAGTAGGCTTGATGAGTCTTGTATGGCTATTGTAATTGGCTCAAATAGACAAATAGATAATTTATACTTAAATAAATACAATAATGGACTTACTACTTTATTAAAACAAACAAATGAAAAGCACCCAGAATTAAAAATGTTTGCAATTGAGTTAGAAAAAGCAGTAAGAGGAAAATTTGCAGAGTTTACAGAAAGAATCTTTGATAAACAAACAAATAGAGAATAA